In Planctomycetia bacterium, one DNA window encodes the following:
- the gmd gene encoding GDP-mannose 4,6-dehydratase yields the protein MSKKALITGITGQDGSYLAELLLDKGYEVHGLIRRSSSFNTGRIDHLYRDPHDKNARLFLHHGDLLDGSSLRRVLTAVGPDEVYNLAAQSHVRVSFDQPVYTVETGAIGTLMLLEAIRDTRVPARFYQASSSEMFGSSPPPQSESTPFRPRSPYACGKVFSYWQVVNYREAYGMFACNGILFNHESPRRGETFVTRKITRAATRIKEGLQSKLYLGNIDARRDWGFAGDYVEAMWRMLQQDAPDDYVIATGETHSVAEFAEAAFCHVGLDWKQFVEIDDRYRRPTEVDALQGDASKARRVLGWRPRIGFSSLVRMMTDHDWALAKEEGVLAAHRLKNQSP from the coding sequence ATGTCCAAAAAGGCGCTCATCACGGGCATCACCGGGCAGGACGGCAGCTACCTCGCCGAGCTGCTGCTCGACAAGGGCTACGAAGTCCACGGGCTGATCCGCCGGTCGAGCAGCTTCAACACCGGGCGGATTGATCACCTCTATCGCGACCCGCACGACAAGAACGCGCGGTTGTTTTTGCATCATGGCGATCTGCTGGACGGCTCCAGCCTGCGCCGGGTGCTGACGGCGGTCGGCCCGGACGAGGTCTACAACCTGGCGGCGCAATCGCATGTGCGCGTGAGTTTTGATCAACCGGTGTATACGGTCGAGACCGGAGCGATCGGCACGCTGATGCTGTTGGAGGCGATCCGCGATACGCGGGTGCCGGCGCGGTTTTATCAGGCGTCGAGCAGCGAGATGTTCGGGTCTTCGCCTCCGCCGCAAAGCGAATCGACGCCGTTTCGCCCGCGCAGTCCGTATGCCTGCGGCAAGGTCTTCAGCTACTGGCAGGTCGTCAACTATCGCGAGGCGTACGGAATGTTCGCGTGCAATGGGATTCTTTTCAACCACGAAAGCCCGCGGCGCGGCGAGACCTTCGTCACGCGAAAGATCACGCGAGCCGCCACGCGAATCAAAGAAGGCCTGCAAAGCAAGTTGTATCTCGGCAACATCGACGCTCGTCGAGATTGGGGGTTTGCCGGCGATTACGTCGAGGCGATGTGGCGGATGTTGCAGCAGGACGCGCCGGATGATTATGTGATCGCGACGGGCGAGACGCACAGCGTGGCGGAGTTCGCCGAGGCGGCGTTTTGTCACGTTGGTCTTGATTGGAAGCAATTTGTAGAGATTGATGACCGGTACCGGCGACCGACCGAGGTGGACGCGCTTCAGGGCGATGCATCGAAAGCCCGGCGTGTTCTCGGCTGGCGGCCGCGGATCGGCTTCTCCTCGCTTGTCCGGATGATGACGGATCACGATTGGGCGCTGGCGAAAGAAGAGGGGGTTCTGGCTGCGCATCGCCTGAAGAACCAGTCCCCGTAG
- the wecB gene encoding UDP-N-acetylglucosamine 2-epimerase (non-hydrolyzing) produces MLKVMCICGARPNFMKIAPLVEAFGATGRITPILVHTGQHYDERMSDLFFRDLGIPKPDVNLEVGSGSHAVQTAEIMRRFEPVLLEHAPDWVVVVGDVNSTIACGLVAVKLGVKLAHVEAGLRSFDRTMPEEINRILTDAISDLLLVSDPSGVENLRREGVPDEKVRFVGNVMIDTLLKNRARADLSNVLETFGLRPDGYAVVTLHRPSNVDDAKTLGGILDALATIARDMPIIFPMHPRTRKNIAAMGLDPKVAQIANFVTPEPLGYLDFLKLMAEAAIVLTDSGGVQEETTILDVPCLTLRENTERPSTISDGTNKLVGPEPARILAGYRAQQGAGRGIGRKPPLWDGKAALRIAEVFLELHKREGASPNH; encoded by the coding sequence ATGTTGAAAGTCATGTGCATCTGTGGAGCGCGGCCGAACTTTATGAAGATCGCGCCGTTGGTGGAGGCGTTTGGTGCGACCGGGCGCATCACGCCGATCCTGGTCCATACCGGACAGCACTACGACGAACGGATGAGCGACTTGTTTTTCCGGGATCTGGGCATCCCCAAACCGGATGTGAATCTGGAGGTCGGGTCGGGCAGCCACGCGGTTCAGACGGCCGAGATCATGCGGCGATTCGAGCCAGTATTGTTGGAACACGCGCCGGACTGGGTGGTCGTCGTGGGCGACGTGAACAGCACGATTGCCTGCGGGCTGGTGGCGGTAAAGCTGGGTGTGAAGCTGGCCCACGTCGAGGCGGGCTTGCGGAGCTTTGACCGGACGATGCCGGAGGAGATCAACCGGATTCTGACGGACGCGATCTCCGATCTGCTGCTGGTGAGCGATCCAAGCGGCGTGGAGAATTTGCGGCGCGAGGGCGTGCCCGACGAGAAGGTGCGTTTTGTCGGCAACGTCATGATTGACACGCTGCTGAAGAATCGTGCGCGGGCGGATCTGTCGAACGTGCTGGAGACGTTCGGGCTGCGGCCCGACGGCTACGCGGTGGTCACGCTGCACCGTCCGAGTAATGTCGACGACGCGAAAACGCTGGGCGGGATACTGGATGCGCTGGCGACGATCGCGCGTGACATGCCGATTATTTTTCCCATGCACCCACGAACGCGAAAGAACATCGCGGCGATGGGGTTGGATCCGAAGGTGGCGCAGATTGCCAACTTCGTGACGCCCGAGCCGCTGGGCTATCTTGATTTTCTCAAGCTGATGGCCGAGGCGGCGATCGTGCTGACGGATTCGGGCGGCGTGCAGGAAGAGACAACGATTCTGGACGTGCCGTGCCTGACGCTTCGCGAGAATACCGAACGCCCGTCGACCATCAGCGACGGGACGAATAAGCTAGTCGGTCCGGAACCCGCCCGGATACTGGCGGGCTATCGCGCGCAGCAGGGGGCCGGTCGCGGAATAGGCCGCAAGCCGCCGCTCTGGGATGGCAAAGCCGCCCTGCGGATCGCGGAAGTCTTCCTGGAATTGCACAAACGAGAAGGTGCGTCGCCGAACCACTGA